DNA from Carassius gibelio isolate Cgi1373 ecotype wild population from Czech Republic chromosome B8, carGib1.2-hapl.c, whole genome shotgun sequence:
AACTTGCAGACGACTCCCAGCCAGATGAGCCGAAGGATGACCGTACTGCCTCCTCCTCAATAGCTAGTCCGCTCAAGCGAGAAACTAGAAGATCCACACGTCTCCTTGCTGACAAAAAGGAACCAAACTCTACCAATGAAGCTGATGTGTCTGAGTCAGAGTCCTGCTGCTCTGTAGTTTCTGAGGTGCAGGCGACACCCAGAACCCGACGGAGGACTGCAGTCAGGGAAAAGCCCACTGTGCAGGACGAGGCATCTGAAGTTGAATCCTGCTCATCTGAGGTCTCTGCGACCCGTTCTCGCAGAGCTCCATGCAGCCTGAGAAAGCGTGTTCTGACTTCAGCTGCTACAAAAGATGCCGCaaagaatgatgatgatgatcccTCAGGGGACGAGTCCTGCAGTTCTGCTGTATCCTTCACTACAGCTATGGACACTCGTCGTATAACAAGGAGCCATCGGAAGACTGCTGTTCCTTCTGCAGAAGCAGATTCATCTGGACCAGAGTCATGCTCCTCCAGCGTTTCTGGCCTTCATGGCTCTGCGGTCCGGAGATCTGCTCGAAACCAGAAGGTCAAGCCGACCCAGCCGATCCCTTTGAGCTTTGAGGAAACCACAGACACCCCTTCTTCTCCAGTGTCCAAGAAAAGAGGCCATAGGAACAAGGTTGATGAGGAAAATGAGTCAGACGGATGCAAGTCTGGTCCTAGCACGAGTCCGTTGAGATCCACCAGGCGTCAAACCAAACCTAGTGAGTCCGATTCAGAATCGGTAGCTACTGATGTCTGCCATAATCAGGGGAGCCCAAGCCTTCAAAGAGGAAGGGGGACTCCTTGTAGTAGCCGAACTGGGTCTTCTAGTAGTACCTCTGCGGTTCCTGTAACCAGGGCAAGAAGTAAAGCAAAAGTGAATTCTGATGTAGGTGACACTGTTACAACTGTTGCTGCCATGCCTGAGGAACTGGGTGAGGAGCATGAACCTCATCCTGAAAGTTTTCCAGTACATGATGGTGATAAAGCTGAAGACACAATAGAACAGTTGGATAGAACTGTGACCATGGACACCAGTGAAGCTCAAGAATCCATCATGATTGAGGAAAGCGCTGAAGATACCACTCTAGTTCTTGATCAGGATGAGGCCATCGAGATGCAGGGACCCCAGAGCTTCTCGCAAGATGTTGAGGGGGTGGAGGACAGTGGAACTGAAATTCTGACACTTCAAGAAAAACCAGTGGATGAAACGTCTTCTGCGGTAATTGAAGAGCCTGAAGATGTTGCCATGGAAAGTGATGAGCTTGTGGAGATGAGCCAAGTTGTTCCAAATCAAACATGTACTGAGTCTGTTAATGAGGATCTGGTAGACACCACCGTAGAAGATCCTGTGTCAACTGTGGTTGAGGAACATGAGAACAAGATTGAGTGCGAAAAGAAAGGTGTAATCGTTTATGAGGAAGCTAATTATTCTGTAATATTGAATGACCTTGAAGGCTCTTCTACAAGCTCACACACTGAACCAAATTTGATCACCACAGAGGAAATATCCAAGGAACTTCCTCCCCAGGAAAAAAGGATCAGTTTACTCGACAGCAGTGAGGATGAAGACAGTGCTGATGAAGGTCTGTCTTCAGAGGAGGAAGGTTGTTCACAGAAAGTTGAAGATGATGTCATGCACCCTGATGGAAATCAGGCGTCAGAAAAACCAGAGGCACATGGTGATGGACTGTTTGTCATAGACACTAAACCTGGACTACGGTCTGAGAAACAGTATTATGTTGATGCCAAGCAAacagaggaagaggatgaggaggattttgttgatgaggaagatgaggatgaCGATGAAGATTCAACTGTGCTGTTCACTTCCAAAAAGCctctgtaagtttttttttcttctcatattggtttaattaaaaaaaaaaaattaaaaacatttaaatatttgtaacgATTCAATATTTACttgatgtttatattatatttagtctGAAAGTGTTTTTTCTCGCTCAGTATACAGCTATCTAGTGCCATTGACACGGGTCTGAAAATGAAGGAACTTGGTGGTTTGTACATCAGTTTTAATGGCAACAACCCAAAGAGTCTTTCCAACAGTTCGAAAACTCAGAACAATCCAGATGAggtaaataataatcatttattcgATGAAacattgactgtattttttttttcagtgtcgtaagcatttcaaagcattttgtgGAGATGTGAACGCTTATTGAAGCTCAAGTGCAAAATGTTATTGAAGCtaaaatgttgttttcattttgtagTTGCTGAAAAAGAGTGTTATCGTTCCGGATTTTGAGAAAAAAGATTCAGTTCCTCCATACAGTGAATCAAAGCATGCTACTAAACTCAAGCGCAAGGTGAGTACGCCAGTTCTTGAACAAATGGATGGTCTTACATTTTGTATCTGCTTGAAGGGAAATCCGTTTTAGTTTTTAACTTGTATTAATTCATCTTGAAACCTtaaactattgttcaaaagtttggggtcagagtatgattttagtaaaatgtaaaaaaataaatagtggtCGAACCGATATGTGTTTTCTGACAGCCAGTTCctatatcttggaaagcaggggggtcCATAGCcaatataatttatgtttttttaaattcatatttaagaaatttgaaatcatttgacaatggattaaaaaataaatgtgtaaaagaaacatactTTAAATGGCAAAGTATTTTtcactaataaatatttaataaaaatataattaaaaaggaagtaaacactgtaaccaacaggacacacagtattctgggaagtttgtgtgcacttacatacagcacacatagaaaattacatgaatatgacagtgggcgaatgcataaagcacagcataatttgaaatcacgagtttaaagttgAAAGCATTTAATTCACGCGGACCAACTGTCATGCAGAGAACACACGGTCATGCtagataaaaatgcacacttaacaagatctcacagctggattagacgaagtttgcaaggtttgtgaaattaaatgttaattagtcattcaaagatttgtttaaattacataaatgtgtatttgcttaatGTTGACCGCAAACGCGAAAGTattatgtttgcctttctattactaataggcataataaaaagaaatcgttataatattttctgtatacattaattcctttaaatattctatctgattattagacagagttctatccgtattagacagaactgttaacaatgaAGGCGAACAAGAGGGAGAGCGTGAGCAGTGTGGCCAACTAATTTTCAGGGAAAGTTGCTATAGACAGATCGTTTTGTTGCTAAAAGTTGCTAAATGACATTGTGACGTAATTGCGCCATGACGTCATTATGTAATCGCAATGCAAAACTACATAGATATTATTTGAAATGctaatttaaatttgtttgtaaaataaatacacacacagcattttttaaatgaatacaaacaacacttttttttcacagatttatttttatatttaaatacaacattgatattgaacatttaaacacttttgaacaattacattttatgtagGCTATTTTCCTTTTAACCAGTGAAACTACACATGAACTGAACAATTAAAGCCCTGTCGTAGTTAAAATGCTACCTAAATGATCAACAGTTAAACAAGCTAATAACAAGGTGTATCAGTACATTAACTTTTAGGCTATATTGAACAATTGCAGCTAGCATCTTAACTTATCTTAACAAGCCCTTTTTGAAGTGCTAATGGTACTTGTGTAGGAAATTCtaaatttgtccttttttttaaaaattgtgctTGCTAACCAAAAAATTGTACTCTGAACttaatgggccctattttaacgatctgaaacgcaagtgtcaaagcgtaaagcgcaagtaagtttgtgggcgggtctcggcgctgttgctattttcccggcgggataaatggctcttgcgcccggcgcaaatctaaaatgggttggtctgaagtggcttcattattcataggtgtggtttgggcgtaacgtgaaataaaccaatcagagcgtcatccaacattccctttaaaagcaggtgcgcaagttccattatggattgctattattatggcgtatttaccaggcgcacgccaggagcggttcacagccgaggagactgatgttcttgtaagagcagtgaaagacagagaagttgtgttgtatggggatgggagaaacccacccaaaatagcgtcggttaaacaggtgtgggaggaaatagccacaattgtttcatcgatttttttttcctggttcttgacggacaaaccaatttgtcagatgtccttatatacatatatgacctcaaacatgtctgatccttaattactacaattagcctgaataatttgtaagctagatttatgcctattttttcacatcttcgtggcacaccacaatgatttccgtcatctcatgtgttaatatttttttattgtaacaatttatgatttgcaaaaataactgttgcatctgtgtagattacatgagcaaagtatatgcgcgttgtgcacgctatacattatggtcaagcatgcgcccttaaaatagcataatgaacaacgcgcaacgcgccactgactttagactaggttttttctggtcagtggcgcaattgtttaatggaacagcaaaatagcaccagggattgtttgcgccggaacacgcctccttttttgtgctgaaccgcccagggagcgcaagttcattcactagtttagcgacgtgcttctgtggagggaaaagcgcgctttgcgcgggtgcaaaataggaatgacacatgcgtcggtgtacaaagtcaattgcgctgggtgcaagatagggcccaatgagtttaaattattttgcTAAAAATGTGAAATGCGTGCATGCTACTGCCCCACCCCCACTTGTTGTCTTTTGTCTTCTGGTTTTTACAGCTATTTCCACAGCAATCTTAAGGAATTATGAATCAACCGCTCAGTCTATTTAGCTAGCTTTTATGTGTGCCATTTTGATTAGAGTCACGTTGCTAAAAGTtgccaaataaatgttaaaaattgctaaatttgttgctaggtgctttttggaaaaAAAGTTGCTAGTGTAGTctgaaaagttgctaaatctagcaacaaaattgctaaattgGGAACACTGAGCGTGAGCACTGTGTATTCAGGCACAGCCGCTCTcagtgccatcaaaataaaagtcccgcctcgaacacatcggctaagcagaaaaacttatcgaaCAATGCAGATATTTGAAAAATAGCAAATATCGGGCGTTATATTGACCTgagaatgtgttaaattgatcaaaagtgaatgctacaaaagagttatttaaaaatgtatgatacattta
Protein-coding regions in this window:
- the dnttip2 gene encoding deoxynucleotidyltransferase terminal-interacting protein 2, whose product is MVATRRGTRVGSPVKNTSDENSGATQPTPSTRKTRRRTLMEENQSQSELADDSQPDEPKDDRTASSSIASPLKRETRRSTRLLADKKEPNSTNEADVSESESCCSVVSEVQATPRTRRRTAVREKPTVQDEASEVESCSSEVSATRSRRAPCSLRKRVLTSAATKDAAKNDDDDPSGDESCSSAVSFTTAMDTRRITRSHRKTAVPSAEADSSGPESCSSSVSGLHGSAVRRSARNQKVKPTQPIPLSFEETTDTPSSPVSKKRGHRNKVDEENESDGCKSGPSTSPLRSTRRQTKPSESDSESVATDVCHNQGSPSLQRGRGTPCSSRTGSSSSTSAVPVTRARSKAKVNSDVGDTVTTVAAMPEELGEEHEPHPESFPVHDGDKAEDTIEQLDRTVTMDTSEAQESIMIEESAEDTTLVLDQDEAIEMQGPQSFSQDVEGVEDSGTEILTLQEKPVDETSSAVIEEPEDVAMESDELVEMSQVVPNQTCTESVNEDLVDTTVEDPVSTVVEEHENKIECEKKGVIVYEEANYSVILNDLEGSSTSSHTEPNLITTEEISKELPPQEKRISLLDSSEDEDSADEGLSSEEEGCSQKVEDDVMHPDGNQASEKPEAHGDGLFVIDTKPGLRSEKQYYVDAKQTEEEDEEDFVDEEDEDDDEDSTVLFTSKKPLIQLSSAIDTGLKMKELGGLYISFNGNNPKSLSNSSKTQNNPDELLKKSVIVPDFEKKDSVPPYSESKHATKLKRKAEREKTTGDGWFNMRAPELTEELKNDLKALKMRSAMDPKQWTDVGNGQMPKSLLPSS